Proteins encoded in a region of the Vitis riparia cultivar Riparia Gloire de Montpellier isolate 1030 chromosome 7, EGFV_Vit.rip_1.0, whole genome shotgun sequence genome:
- the LOC117919003 gene encoding PAMP-induced secreted peptide 2: MARALKFVSFLFLVLVLNSIAIHGRPFNVLKKPRGPDGEEMRGFFDGLSLGAIKQSGPSPGNGHKFTNAGTLGGIKDSGPSPGEGHKYVDGMPH, translated from the exons ATGGCTAGAGCACTCAAATTTGTGAGCTTCCTCTTCCTTGTTCTGGTGTTGAACTCCATTGCCATCCATGGCCGCCCCTTCAATGTGTTGAAGAAGCCGCGAGGCCCTGATGGTGAGGAGATGAGGGGATTCTTTGATGGGTTGTCTCTTGGAGCCATCAAGCAATCAGGACCAAGCCCTGGTAATGGACACAAATTCACCAACGCTGGAACACTTGGAGGAATCAAGGACTCGGGTCCCAGCCCTG GTGAGGGACACAAGTATGTCGACGGCATGCCCCACTGA